A genomic region of Sander lucioperca isolate FBNREF2018 chromosome 6, SLUC_FBN_1.2, whole genome shotgun sequence contains the following coding sequences:
- the gpr25 gene encoding probable G-protein coupled receptor 25 — protein sequence MDTYTDYTHDYDTENFTYDELVNVTDDCSVSRLHGSNIFLPILYFLIFFTGFLGNLFVISVVGSKGRRGGRLVDTFVVNLALADLVFVLTLPLWAISASQSGYWDFGRIGDLLCKLSSYIIAVNRFSNIFFLTCMSVDRYLAVVKLMDSRYLRSSRCIRATCAAVWLSSLVLGIPSLVYRRVEQSSYGLSCVEDNNSSFFLGLSLTMAFLTFVFPVLIIVLCYGTIIVHLNHHCAANPRAEARRRHSFKMVLSIIVAFVVSWLPFNIFKIIIISSHLLNVDLSCDAQTWQRDGLLVSCCLAFLNSCVNPAIYFFLDHHFRRRAKLLYKNCIGQPNLLQSHNSSASFTNVGTSESYGTSVGRTQLQVVELEKT from the coding sequence ATGGACACCTACACAGATTATACACATGATTACGACACTGAGAACTTTACTTACGATGAATTAGTTAATGTCACAGATGACTGCTCTGTCTCACGCCTGCATGGCTCCAACATCTTCCTGCCCATACTATATTTTCTCATATTTTTTACAGGCTTTCTGGGCAACCTCTTTGTTATCTCAGTCGTGGGCAGCAAAGGTAGGAGAGGTGGGCGTCTGGTGGACACTTTTGTTGTCAACCTGGCCCTGGCTGACCTCGTCTTTGTCCTCACGCTGCCTCTGTGGGCCATCTCTGCAAGCCAGAGTGGCTACTGGGACTTTGGGAGAATTGGGGACCTGCTGTGTAAACTGAGCAGCTACATTATAGCTGTGAACCGCTTCTCCAACATCTTCTTTCTCACCTGCATGAGTGTCGATCGTTACCTGGCTGTGGTGAAGCTGATGGACTCGAGGTACCTCAGGAGCAGCAGGTGCATCCGTGCCACTTGTGCTGCTGTGTGGTTGAGCTCGCTGGTGCTTGGCATCCCATCCCTGGTGTACCGCAGAGTGGAGCAGTCCAGTTATGGACTCTCCTGCGTGGAAGATAACAACTCAAGTTTTTTTCTTGGCCTGAGCCtcaccatggcgttcctcaccTTTGTCTTCCCAGTGTTAATCATCGTGCTCTGCTATGGCACCATCATTGTGCATCTCAACCACCACTGTGCTGCAAATCCTCGAGCTGAAGCCCGTCGCAGACACTCCTTCAAGATGGTCCTCTCCATCATAGTGGCCTTCGTGGTGTCCTGGCTCCCTTTCAACATCTTCAAAATCATTATAATCAGCTCACATCTCTTAAACGTTGATCTGAGTTGTGATGCTCAGACGTGGCAAAGAGATGGGCTCCTCGTCTCGTGCTGCCTGGCCTTCCTCAACAGCTGTGTGAATCCAGCCATTTACTTTTTCCTGGACCATCACTTCAGACGACGGGCCAAGCTCCTGTACAAGAACTGCATAGGGCAGCCAAATTTGCTGCAGAGCCACAACTCCTCAGCCTCATTCACCAATGTTGGCACTTCAGAGAGCTATGGAACAAGTGTTGGGAGAACCCAGCTGCAGGTGGTTGAGTTGGAGAAGACATAA